In Molothrus ater isolate BHLD 08-10-18 breed brown headed cowbird chromosome 21, BPBGC_Mater_1.1, whole genome shotgun sequence, a single genomic region encodes these proteins:
- the SPECC1 gene encoding cytospin-B isoform X3, with translation MKSSARPWSAIAKQGSHGVDRGKPLPTTSTGMKTSKSSTSLAFESRLSKLKRASSEDMLSKAGPAAASGVSRLKKTITAGAISELAESRLKPSTGAVSAAKRTGIPAPRELSSSVSRERAVLRAQANPRKTQPSPTSSAAPTPTKHVRPTSKSKQENETGDKAVLESQVKELLAEAKTKDSEITKLRCELKKCKEKGSLNAEGMGASNQNLETVSPVDIDPLIRTLQEKNRTFQKELASLGEENRALKEKLLYLENSPLSDTTTSSGGDSSLPTPTTQESSFGSPSKSVSRGEAEEHRQHLNGAALRNSGSSSSDVTKASLSPDASDFEHIADVPSRPASASSNHFKGSKCSTAGSSPNNISDLSVASLTERIQKMEENHHSTAEELQATLQELSDQQQMVQELTTENEKLVEEKALLETSFRQHRDRAEQLSQENEKLMTLLQERSKNEAQEEKVLELEQKCAEVLEKAQFEREKLLNIQQQLTSSLRSLEREHQDAQQVIKSLREENEKLLKLLEVEQQSNSTMAKSLEDCKIALEGLKIENGSLKTQLENEKQKAAEINVMGCTSDNSEVQEMLKVAHAEKAQLEASCTELKQELLKANSELKHIQGLLSKAENEYGQLKEVCDRQAEQLSRTSQKLQEKTSENEADIKNLKETIFELEDQVEQHRAIKLHNNQLISDLESKAMKLEEQKQDTERQLKALTKQMKEDTEEWRRFQADLQTAVVVANDIKCEAQQELRVVKRKLQEEEEKSARLQKELDEVKGSNRCLISAS, from the exons ctgaAGCGGGCAAGCAGCGAGGACATGCTCAGCAAagctggcccagcagcagcttcgggagtctccaggctgaagaagaCAATCACAGCAGGAGCCATCTCAGAGCTCGCTGAGAGTCGGCTGAAGCCCAGCACAG GAGCAGTTTCGGCCGCGAAGCGCACGGGGATCCCAGCGCCCCGGGAATTGTCCTCCTCCGTGTCCAGGGAGAGAGCTGTGCTGCGTGCTCAGGCCAACcccaggaaaacacagcccagccccacctctTCTGCTGCACCAACTCCTACCAAGCACGTGCGCCCCACCAGCAAGTCCAAGCAAGAGAATGAAACTGGTGACAAGGCTGTTCTGGAATCTCAGGTTAAAGAGCTCCTGGCAGAAGCAAAGACGAAAGATTCGGAAATTACCAAACTTCGTTGTGAGTTgaagaaatgcaaagagaaaGGGTCACTCAATGCTGAAGGAATGGGGGCTTCCAACCAAAATTTAGAAACAGTATCACCTGTTGACATAGATCCATTAATAAGGACCCTTCAGGAGAAAAACAGGACTTTCCAAAAAGAGCTTGCTAGCCTGGGAGAAGAAAACCGtgctttgaaagagaaattgCTTTACCTGGAGAACTCCCCTCTCTCAGACACAACCACAAGCAGTGGAGGCGACAGCAGCCTCCCAACCCCAACTACCCAAGAGTCAAGTTTTGGAAGCCCATCCAAGAGTGTGTCCAGGGGTGAGgcagaggagcacaggcagcacctgaACGGGGCTGCCCTGCGCAATTCCGGCTCCTCCAGCAGCGATGTCACCAAGGCCTCCCTGTCACCTGATGCATCTGACTTTGAGCACATTGCAGATGTGCCTTCCAGGCCAGCATCTGCCAGCAGCAACCACTTCAAAGGCTCCAAGTGCTCCACTGCAGGAAGTTCTCCAAACAATATTAGCGACCTCTCTGTGGCGTCTCTTACAGAGAGAATACAAAAGATGGAGGAGAAtcaccacagcacagcagaagagctgcaggcCACTTTGCAGGAGCTGTCTGATCAGCAGCAAATGGTGCAGGAGCTGacaacagaaaatgagaagCTGGTGGAAGAGAAAGCTCTCCTGGAGACTTCCTTCCGTCAGCACAgagacagagctgagcagctgagccaggaaAATGAGAAGCTCATGACTCTCCTCCAAGAGCGATCCAAGAATGAAGCTCAAGAGGAGAAGGTCCTTGAACTGGAGCAGAAATGTGCAGAAGTTCTTGAAAAAGCACAATTTGAAAGAGAGAAATTGCTCAACATCCAGCAACAGTTAACCAGCAGCCTTCGAAGCTTAGAAAGGGAGCATCAGGATGCCCAGCAGGTGATAAAAAGcctgagagaagaaaatgagaagctGCTTAAACTTCTAGAAGTGGAACAGCAGAGCAACAGCACAATGGCGAAAAGTCTGGAGGACTGCAAAATTGCCTTGGAAGGTCTGAAAATTGAGAATGGCTCTCTCAAAACTCAGCTGgagaatgagaaacaaaaggCTGCAGAAATCAACGTGATGGGCTGCACCTCTGACAACTCTGAGGTGCAGGAGATGCTCAAAGTAGCCCATGCAGAAAAGGCCCAGTTAGAAGCCTCTTGCACTGAGCTGAAACAAGAGCTGCTGAAGGCAAACAGTGAACTGAAGCACATTCAGGGGCTGCTGTCTAAG gCTGAGAATGAGTATGGTCAGCTGAAGGAGGTGTGTGACCGACAGGCTGAGCAACTGAGCAGAACCAGCcagaagctgcaggagaagACATCAGAGAATGAAGCAGATATCAAAAACCTGAAGGAGACCATTTTTGAGTTGGAAGACCAGGTGGAACAGCATCGTGCTATAAAACTCCACAATAACCAGCTCATCAGTGACCTAGAAA GTAAAGCAATGAAGCTGGAAGAACAAAAACAAGATACAGAGAGGCAGCTGAAAGCTCTGACTAAGCAGATGAAG GAGGACACAGAGGAGTGGAGGCGTTTCCAGGCTGACCTGCAGACTGCAGTGGTTGTAGCCAATGACATTAAGTGTGAAGCTCAGCAGGAGCTCCGTGTGGTGAagaggaagctgcaggaggaggaggagaagagtgCCAGactgcagaaggagctggatgAAGTGAAGGGCAGCAACAG GTGCCTGATCTCTGCCAGCTAA